The Halobellus sp. MBLA0158 genome has a window encoding:
- a CDS encoding DUF7508 domain-containing protein encodes MALRKAWNSLDRSTVGSAPDAYGLVEFGDAEGNVVRAEAGFLPDLLREELAYGDAEQVRWERAQSKDHAERLLDER; translated from the coding sequence ATGGCGCTCAGAAAGGCCTGGAACTCGCTGGACAGGAGCACGGTCGGGAGCGCCCCCGACGCCTACGGGCTCGTCGAGTTCGGCGACGCGGAAGGAAACGTCGTCCGGGCGGAGGCGGGCTTTCTCCCGGATCTGCTCCGCGAGGAACTGGCCTACGGCGACGCCGAACAGGTGCGCTGGGAGCGCGCGCAGTCGAAGGACCACGCCGAGCGGTTGCTGGACGAGCGGTAG
- a CDS encoding polysaccharide deacetylase family protein: MSRATVCLTVDFDGVSSWIHSFDEGDSPTNLSRGLFGVDVGAPRLLDLFDEHGVTTTWFVPGHTAESFPEAVESVWAAGHDIQHHGWSHTRPGTYPDAASERADIRRGIEAIEALTGRRPTGYRSPSWDFSEHTLSLLQELGFEWDSSQMGREFRPYRLREGWKASPDAPFERGEETALVEIPVSWQRDDFPAFAFDRRRGFADERAVFDMWLAQFEWMYRNVDGGVYVLTVHPQIMGYSHRLERLESLIETVAEYPDTEFVTLDSVSDRF, encoded by the coding sequence ATGAGCCGTGCGACAGTCTGTCTCACCGTCGACTTCGATGGCGTCTCCTCGTGGATCCACTCCTTCGACGAGGGCGATAGCCCGACGAATCTCTCTCGCGGGCTCTTCGGCGTCGACGTCGGCGCCCCCCGCCTGCTCGACCTCTTTGACGAGCACGGCGTGACGACGACCTGGTTCGTCCCCGGCCACACCGCCGAGAGCTTCCCCGAGGCGGTCGAATCGGTGTGGGCGGCCGGTCACGACATCCAACACCACGGGTGGTCGCACACGCGACCGGGCACGTACCCCGACGCCGCGAGCGAACGAGCCGACATCAGACGCGGTATCGAGGCCATCGAGGCGCTCACGGGGCGTCGCCCCACGGGCTACCGGTCGCCGTCCTGGGACTTCTCCGAGCACACGCTCTCGCTTCTCCAGGAGCTCGGGTTCGAGTGGGACTCCAGCCAGATGGGCCGGGAATTCCGACCTTATCGGCTCCGTGAAGGGTGGAAGGCTTCCCCTGATGCGCCGTTCGAGCGCGGTGAGGAGACGGCCCTCGTCGAGATTCCGGTGTCTTGGCAGCGCGACGATTTCCCCGCGTTCGCGTTCGACCGCCGGCGCGGCTTCGCCGACGAACGCGCCGTGTTCGATATGTGGCTCGCGCAGTTCGAGTGGATGTACCGGAACGTCGACGGTGGCGTCTACGTGCTCACGGTCCATCCGCAGATAATGGGGTACAGCCACCGACTCGAACGCCTCGAATCGCTCATCGAAACTGTCGCGGAGTATCCGGACACGGAGTTTGTGACTCTCGACTCGGTCTCCGATCGCTTCTGA
- a CDS encoding chorismate mutase produces MELAVETEEMSLDELRVEIEDIDREIVELIARRTYVADSVAQVKADRGLPTTDEGQEERVMERAGRNAEQFDVDSNLVKAVFRLLIELNKVEQREKR; encoded by the coding sequence ATGGAACTGGCCGTCGAGACCGAGGAGATGTCGCTCGACGAACTCCGCGTCGAGATCGAAGACATCGACCGCGAGATCGTCGAGCTGATCGCCCGGCGGACCTACGTCGCCGACTCGGTCGCACAGGTCAAGGCCGATCGCGGCCTCCCGACGACAGACGAAGGGCAGGAAGAGCGCGTGATGGAACGCGCCGGCCGGAACGCCGAGCAGTTCGACGTCGACTCGAATCTGGTGAAGGCCGTGTTCCGCCTCCTCATCGAACTGAACAAGGTCGAACAGCGAGAAAAGCGGTAG
- a CDS encoding creatininase family protein, translating to MTWEDAAVAFETADYVVLPCGSTEQHSLHLPTSVDTLRSSYLTDELAERAPAYDLELLVLPPLPYGYSEHHLPFAGTITLDADTYQNVIVEIGQSAKEHGAERFLITNFHAGNIEPHKLAIDRLQRDHGLPTRYVNWTDFARDTLEERFGDEWGHAGEHETSVIEHYRPDLVRQEKKQPQTMHDADDSEAFRYFDDLTVEGGLGDPTASDPEFVAEVIAETTDTILADLTVE from the coding sequence ATGACCTGGGAGGACGCGGCGGTCGCGTTCGAGACTGCGGATTACGTCGTCCTCCCCTGCGGAAGCACCGAACAGCACTCGCTGCACCTCCCCACGTCAGTCGACACCTTGCGCTCGTCGTACCTCACGGACGAACTGGCCGAGCGCGCCCCCGCATACGACCTCGAACTGCTCGTGCTCCCGCCGCTCCCGTACGGCTATTCCGAGCACCACCTCCCGTTTGCGGGGACCATCACGCTCGATGCCGACACCTACCAGAACGTCATCGTCGAGATCGGGCAGTCGGCGAAGGAACACGGCGCCGAGCGGTTCCTGATCACGAACTTCCACGCGGGCAACATCGAGCCCCACAAGCTGGCGATCGACCGCCTCCAGCGCGACCACGGCCTCCCGACGCGCTACGTCAACTGGACTGACTTCGCCCGGGACACGCTCGAAGAGCGCTTCGGCGACGAGTGGGGTCACGCGGGCGAACACGAGACGAGCGTCATCGAGCATTACCGCCCGGATCTGGTACGCCAAGAGAAGAAACAGCCACAGACGATGCACGACGCGGACGACTCGGAGGCCTTTCGCTACTTCGACGATCTCACCGTCGAGGGCGGCCTCGGAGACCCGACGGCCTCGGATCCGGAGTTCGTCGCCGAGGTCATCGCGGAGACGACAGACACGATACTGGCAGACCTCACGGTCGAATAG
- a CDS encoding MaoC/PaaZ C-terminal domain-containing protein, translated as MTEQSDDPGESEPESESESEPGSQSSRGRLTYEDLAVGDRFEADRTVEFSRDSIVAFASDYDPQPFHVSDDVDDAAPFDGLVASGLHSFCACNRLATEAFFGRIAFLGGRGVDDLRWYRPVRPGDELGVTVEVAAKRPSESDPGRGHVDVDVTGRAPDGETVVTWRVLGLVRREGADA; from the coding sequence ATGACCGAGCAGTCGGACGATCCCGGCGAGTCGGAGCCGGAATCGGAGTCAGAGTCAGAGCCGGGGTCGCAGAGCTCTCGCGGACGGCTGACGTACGAGGACCTCGCGGTCGGCGACCGCTTCGAGGCCGACCGGACGGTCGAGTTCTCCCGCGACTCGATCGTCGCCTTCGCGTCCGACTACGACCCGCAGCCGTTCCACGTGTCCGACGACGTCGACGACGCGGCGCCCTTCGACGGCCTCGTCGCCAGCGGGCTCCACAGTTTCTGTGCGTGCAACCGCCTCGCGACCGAGGCGTTCTTCGGCCGGATCGCCTTCCTGGGCGGTCGCGGCGTCGACGATCTCCGGTGGTATCGCCCGGTCCGCCCCGGCGACGAACTCGGCGTGACCGTCGAAGTCGCGGCCAAGCGCCCCTCCGAATCCGACCCCGGACGCGGCCACGTCGACGTCGACGTGACGGGACGCGCGCCCGACGGCGAGACGGTCGTCACCTGGCGCGTGCTCGGACTCGTCCGCCGCGAAGGTGCCGACGCGTAG
- a CDS encoding L-lactate dehydrogenase, with protein MPGSRGTGTVAVVGGAGAVGSSTAFALMDSGLVGEIVLVDVDEERAEGEAMDLDHGAFFTSPVRVRTGDYEDCWDADVVVVTAGASQEAGESRLELLERNAEIFADLIPKVTAEMDDDAVVLVVTNPVDVLSQVAWAVSDLPADRVIGSGTVLDTARFRHALSREFDIAPGNVHAYVIGEHGDSEVLVWSSANLGGVPLETYCDLRGVDDVADLRARVETEVRNAAYEIIERKGRTNYGVARSVTATVERILGDDDAILTVSTLVDGQHGLDGVYVSLPCVVNRGGVREVLEFDLSEDERQALDESAGVVRESVEKLDLDVDLDG; from the coding sequence ATGCCAGGGAGCCGTGGAACCGGAACGGTCGCCGTCGTCGGCGGGGCGGGCGCGGTCGGATCAAGCACGGCCTTCGCGCTGATGGACAGCGGCCTCGTCGGCGAGATCGTCCTCGTCGACGTCGACGAGGAGCGCGCCGAGGGCGAGGCGATGGACCTCGACCACGGCGCGTTCTTCACCTCCCCCGTACGGGTCCGGACCGGCGACTACGAGGACTGCTGGGACGCCGACGTCGTGGTCGTCACCGCGGGCGCGAGCCAGGAGGCCGGCGAGTCGCGACTGGAGCTGTTGGAGCGCAACGCGGAGATCTTCGCGGACCTGATCCCGAAAGTGACCGCCGAGATGGACGACGACGCCGTCGTCCTCGTGGTGACGAATCCCGTCGACGTGCTCTCGCAGGTGGCCTGGGCGGTCTCGGACCTCCCGGCCGATCGCGTGATCGGGTCGGGGACCGTCCTCGACACCGCGCGGTTCCGCCACGCGCTGAGCCGCGAGTTCGACATCGCGCCGGGGAACGTCCACGCCTATGTGATCGGCGAGCACGGCGACAGCGAGGTGCTGGTCTGGAGTTCGGCGAACCTCGGCGGCGTCCCGCTGGAGACGTACTGCGACCTCCGCGGCGTCGACGACGTGGCCGACCTCAGAGCCCGCGTCGAGACGGAGGTCCGGAACGCGGCCTACGAGATCATCGAGCGCAAGGGCCGGACCAACTACGGCGTCGCGCGCTCGGTGACGGCGACCGTAGAGCGGATCCTCGGCGACGACGACGCCATCCTCACCGTCTCGACGCTCGTCGACGGCCAGCACGGCCTCGACGGCGTGTACGTGAGCCTCCCGTGCGTCGTCAACCGCGGCGGCGTCCGCGAGGTCCTGGAGTTCGATCTCTCCGAAGACGAGCGACAGGCCCTCGACGAGTCGGCCGGGGTCGTCCGCGAGTCGGTCGAAAAGCTGGATCTCGACGTCGATCTCGACGGGTGA
- a CDS encoding CbiX/SirB N-terminal domain-containing protein translates to MQALVIVAHGSHLNPDSSAPTHHHADTIRETGAFDEVKTGFWKEEPSLREVLRTVESDEVYVVPLFISEGYFTEQVIPRELRLSGWDVSEWDSDGLSADTATLTAADTGQTVHYCGPVGTHEAMTDVLVRRAETVTGDPDVGEGFGLAVVGHGTERNENSAKAIEYHAERVREMDRFDEVQALYMDEEPEVDDVTEYFESEDVVVVPLFIADGFHTQEDIPEDMGLTDDYRTGYDVPAEVDGHRIWYAGAVGTEGLMADVILERAADAGADIEEAIATVREATREAEAETDTETQAAGD, encoded by the coding sequence ATGCAAGCGCTGGTCATCGTCGCGCACGGGTCGCACCTCAACCCCGACTCGTCGGCGCCGACACACCACCACGCGGACACCATCCGCGAGACGGGCGCGTTCGACGAGGTGAAGACGGGCTTCTGGAAGGAGGAACCCTCTCTCAGGGAGGTCCTCCGGACCGTGGAGTCCGACGAGGTGTACGTCGTCCCGCTTTTCATCAGCGAGGGGTACTTCACCGAGCAGGTGATCCCGCGGGAGCTCCGGCTGTCGGGCTGGGACGTCTCCGAGTGGGACTCCGACGGCCTCAGCGCCGACACCGCCACGCTGACCGCCGCGGACACCGGCCAGACCGTCCACTACTGCGGCCCGGTCGGGACCCACGAGGCGATGACGGACGTCCTGGTCCGCCGCGCCGAGACGGTGACCGGCGACCCCGACGTCGGCGAGGGGTTCGGCCTCGCGGTCGTCGGCCACGGCACCGAGCGCAACGAGAACTCCGCGAAGGCGATCGAGTACCACGCCGAGCGCGTCCGCGAGATGGACCGCTTCGACGAGGTGCAGGCGCTCTACATGGACGAGGAGCCGGAGGTCGACGACGTGACGGAGTACTTCGAGAGCGAGGACGTCGTCGTCGTGCCGCTTTTCATCGCCGACGGCTTCCACACCCAGGAGGACATCCCCGAGGATATGGGGCTCACAGACGACTACCGGACGGGCTACGACGTGCCCGCGGAGGTCGACGGCCACCGGATCTGGTACGCCGGCGCGGTCGGGACCGAGGGCCTGATGGCCGACGTGATCCTCGAACGCGCCGCCGACGCCGGCGCCGACATCGAGGAGGCCATCGCGACCGTGCGCGAGGCGACCCGCGAGGCCGAGGCCGAGACAGACACCGAGACGCAGGCGGCGGGTGACTGA
- a CDS encoding shikimate kinase, producing the protein MHGRAVALGAGTVLNALSTGTGSAFAIDAETTASVDLDDSGAVESEVAEDPEADTRLIERCVERAIETYGDGSGDVSGGTVRTESDVPMAAGLKSSSAAANATVLATADALGADPDPIEACRLGVEAARDVGVTVTGAFDDASASMLGGVTVTDNDADELLARDEVDWEVLVWTPAERAYTADADVERCANVAPMAELVADLALDGRYADAMTVNGLAFSAALGFSPDPAVEAMPHVAGVSLSGTGPSVVAVGDADGLDAVQDRWDRRSGRTWRTTTRNDGARLV; encoded by the coding sequence ATGCACGGCCGCGCAGTCGCCCTCGGGGCGGGAACGGTGCTGAACGCCCTCTCGACGGGCACCGGCTCGGCGTTCGCTATCGACGCCGAGACGACCGCCTCGGTCGACCTCGACGACTCGGGCGCCGTCGAGAGCGAAGTCGCCGAGGACCCGGAGGCCGACACCCGGCTGATCGAACGCTGTGTCGAACGCGCGATCGAGACCTACGGCGACGGGAGCGGGGACGTCTCCGGCGGGACGGTCCGCACCGAGAGCGACGTCCCGATGGCCGCCGGTCTCAAGAGTTCGAGCGCCGCGGCCAACGCCACCGTTCTGGCGACCGCGGACGCCCTGGGCGCGGACCCGGACCCCATCGAGGCGTGTCGGCTCGGCGTCGAGGCCGCCCGCGACGTCGGCGTCACCGTCACCGGCGCGTTCGACGACGCCTCGGCCTCGATGCTCGGCGGCGTCACCGTCACCGACAACGACGCCGACGAACTGCTCGCCCGCGACGAGGTCGACTGGGAGGTCCTCGTCTGGACGCCGGCCGAGCGCGCCTACACCGCCGACGCCGACGTCGAGCGGTGTGCGAACGTCGCGCCGATGGCGGAACTGGTCGCCGACCTCGCGCTCGACGGCCGCTACGCCGACGCGATGACGGTCAACGGCCTCGCCTTCTCGGCGGCGCTCGGCTTCTCGCCCGATCCGGCCGTCGAGGCGATGCCCCACGTCGCCGGCGTGTCGCTGTCGGGCACCGGCCCGAGCGTCGTCGCCGTCGGCGACGCGGACGGACTGGACGCGGTACAGGACCGCTGGGACCGGCGGAGCGGCCGGACCTGGCGAACCACGACGCGGAACGACGGAGCACGACTGGTATGA
- the cysS gene encoding cysteine--tRNA ligase: MTLSVTNTLTGEREEFEPRNDDEVLLYVCGLTVSDDAHLGHARLWAHADVMHRWLEHEGYDVRHVENFTDVNEKIVARIGEEYGESEPEVAEHFTSHVIRDMRGLNLKRAEVYPRVSEHVPEIIDLVETLVEKGYAYESNGSVYFDVTAFEEYGKLSNQRLDEIETQGPEDERSEKHHPADFALWKAGAVDPDDVAEHRDPDLDPIEEARGETWESPWGEGRPGWHIECSAMSMTHLDDTIDIHVGGRDLVFPHHENEVAQSEAATGQQFARYWLHVGLLQTAGDKMSSSLGNFLTVDDALDRYGVDVVRTFYCSTGYRGEQTFGEAEMNEAEERWERLERAYETAVAAADSTDAYAKVEDESFRDAVASTREDFRAAMNDDFNVREAMAALLELATAVNRHVDEREAYDFWALREATEAFEDLGGDVFGLSLGESGDGEGTVTLAEELVELVLDVREAEREAGNYERADELRDELTALGVEVQDSDDGPTYRFE; encoded by the coding sequence ATGACGCTGTCCGTGACCAACACCCTGACGGGCGAGCGCGAGGAGTTCGAGCCGCGGAACGACGACGAGGTCCTGCTGTACGTCTGCGGGCTGACGGTCTCGGACGACGCGCACCTGGGCCACGCCCGGCTGTGGGCGCACGCGGACGTGATGCACCGCTGGCTGGAACACGAGGGCTACGACGTCCGGCACGTCGAGAACTTCACCGACGTCAACGAGAAGATCGTCGCGCGGATCGGCGAGGAGTACGGGGAGAGCGAGCCCGAGGTCGCAGAGCACTTCACCTCCCACGTCATCCGCGACATGCGCGGGCTGAACCTCAAGCGGGCGGAGGTCTATCCCCGCGTCTCCGAGCACGTCCCCGAGATCATCGACCTCGTGGAGACGCTCGTCGAGAAGGGCTACGCCTACGAGTCGAACGGCTCGGTCTACTTCGACGTGACCGCCTTCGAGGAGTACGGCAAGCTCTCGAATCAGCGGCTCGACGAGATCGAGACCCAGGGCCCCGAGGACGAGCGCTCCGAGAAGCACCACCCCGCGGACTTCGCCCTCTGGAAGGCCGGCGCCGTCGACCCCGACGACGTCGCCGAGCACCGCGATCCCGACCTCGACCCGATCGAGGAGGCCCGCGGCGAGACCTGGGAGTCGCCGTGGGGCGAGGGGCGGCCCGGCTGGCACATCGAGTGCTCGGCGATGTCGATGACGCATCTGGACGACACCATCGACATCCACGTCGGCGGCCGCGACCTGGTCTTCCCGCACCACGAGAACGAGGTCGCCCAGAGCGAGGCCGCGACGGGCCAGCAGTTCGCGCGCTACTGGCTCCACGTCGGCCTGCTCCAGACCGCCGGCGACAAGATGTCCTCCAGCTTGGGGAACTTCCTCACCGTCGACGACGCCCTCGACCGGTACGGCGTCGACGTCGTCCGGACGTTCTACTGCTCGACCGGCTACCGCGGCGAACAGACCTTCGGCGAGGCCGAGATGAACGAGGCCGAAGAGCGCTGGGAGCGGCTCGAACGCGCCTACGAGACCGCCGTCGCGGCCGCCGACAGCACCGACGCCTACGCGAAAGTCGAAGACGAGTCGTTCCGCGACGCCGTGGCGTCGACCCGCGAGGACTTCCGCGCGGCGATGAACGACGACTTCAACGTCCGCGAGGCGATGGCCGCGCTGCTCGAACTCGCGACGGCGGTGAACCGCCACGTCGACGAGCGCGAGGCGTACGACTTCTGGGCGCTCCGGGAGGCGACGGAGGCCTTCGAGGACCTCGGCGGCGACGTGTTCGGGCTCTCGCTCGGCGAGTCGGGCGACGGCGAGGGCACCGTCACGCTCGCCGAGGAGCTGGTCGAGCTCGTTCTCGACGTCCGCGAGGCCGAGCGCGAGGCCGGAAACTACGAGCGCGCGGACGAACTCCGCGACGAACTCACCGCGCTCGGCGTCGAGGTCCAGGACAGCGACGACGGACCGACGTACCGCTTCGAGTAG
- a CDS encoding outer membrane protein assembly factor BamB family protein produces the protein MVPPNAGSPAPGDGQPPLRERAASALTRRRILLAGGGLIGAGALGRLRTATPDALRVAEGVWPFADRDSARTSAAPAATPPTDPEVAWRREPVPVVDSLIAGPERLYAGSGEREGEPPRVAALDRVDGDVLWTVTAPGARLAYADGSVFATGATIDGPDSGADDGPRDAVARLDATTGETGWRRPLRNAGERLLVTRRTVYVGSHDGLAAFGRDDGRSLFRARLLGGPTTPLLADGSLVVAGGSVGRYAGRRWSDVVLKRLSEPVWSRQPIGYTLDPTVVRGATGRGVATGSFGLFDGEGTALRTHALADGTREWHAVEVERLPDPTVVKELASAGDRLYHGVRTGTDADRARRVVCRDASTGAVRWRRSLPNWLREVVVAGDLVLAGTRLDAVAAGSPSGPDGSDSDGSGSEPSPGRVTALSTGGEVRWRHRIGGAVSQVVPVSDRVFVGTDDLDYGGRSGAAGRVVALE, from the coding sequence ATGGTCCCCCCGAACGCCGGCTCACCGGCCCCCGGCGACGGACAGCCCCCGCTCCGCGAACGGGCCGCGAGCGCGCTCACCCGCCGACGCATCCTCCTCGCCGGCGGCGGCCTGATCGGCGCAGGCGCGCTCGGACGGCTCCGCACTGCGACGCCCGACGCGCTCCGGGTCGCCGAGGGCGTCTGGCCCTTCGCCGACCGCGACTCGGCGCGGACGAGCGCGGCCCCGGCCGCGACGCCGCCCACCGATCCCGAGGTGGCGTGGCGACGAGAGCCGGTACCCGTCGTCGACTCCCTGATCGCGGGTCCGGAGCGGCTCTACGCCGGCAGCGGAGAACGGGAGGGCGAGCCGCCGCGAGTGGCCGCGCTCGACCGCGTCGACGGCGACGTTCTGTGGACCGTCACTGCGCCGGGGGCACGACTCGCCTACGCCGACGGCTCGGTGTTCGCGACGGGAGCGACGATCGACGGACCGGACTCCGGCGCCGACGACGGGCCCCGCGACGCCGTCGCGCGCCTCGACGCCACCACCGGCGAGACCGGCTGGCGGCGGCCCCTCCGCAACGCCGGCGAGCGCCTCCTCGTCACCCGCCGGACGGTCTACGTCGGCTCCCACGACGGGCTCGCCGCGTTCGGCAGGGACGACGGACGATCGCTCTTCCGCGCGCGGCTCCTCGGGGGGCCGACGACCCCCCTGCTCGCGGACGGCTCCCTCGTCGTCGCCGGCGGGAGCGTCGGCCGGTACGCCGGGCGCCGGTGGAGCGACGTGGTGCTGAAGCGGCTCTCGGAGCCGGTCTGGTCGCGGCAGCCGATCGGCTACACGCTGGACCCGACGGTCGTCCGCGGGGCGACCGGACGCGGCGTCGCGACCGGCTCCTTCGGCCTGTTCGACGGGGAGGGAACGGCGCTCCGGACGCACGCCCTCGCGGACGGCACGCGAGAGTGGCACGCGGTCGAGGTGGAGCGACTCCCGGATCCGACGGTCGTCAAGGAGCTCGCGAGCGCCGGCGACCGACTGTATCACGGCGTCCGAACCGGAACCGACGCCGACCGCGCTCGTCGGGTCGTATGTCGGGACGCGTCCACCGGGGCGGTGCGCTGGCGCCGATCGCTCCCGAACTGGCTCCGGGAAGTCGTCGTCGCGGGCGACCTTGTGCTCGCGGGCACGCGACTCGACGCCGTCGCGGCCGGATCGCCCAGCGGGCCGGACGGATCGGACAGCGACGGGAGCGGCTCGGAGCCGTCGCCGGGGCGGGTCACCGCGCTCTCGACTGGCGGCGAGGTCCGCTGGCGGCACCGGATCGGGGGCGCGGTCTCCCAGGTCGTTCCGGTCAGCGACCGGGTGTTCGTCGGAACCGACGACCTCGACTACGGCGGCCGAAGCGGCGCCGCGGGTCGGGTCGTCGCGCTCGAATAG
- a CDS encoding DR2241 family protein: MTDVRDEQLDALLDAIESDGAVALDGLQAEATDDGYALAIEDANGDDEVRHDGLSESEFRELARSEGVAPYVTNWHYWAVAVGDRGRHRRAFLRRAEAAHEHPVPERYDALRDGMETEWGEVVVTATLGEDGHRAYEIRHADDLGRDRDELDVHEDPLDAREIATYDDRGRYRPLKSAPSLVSGWVFPELDGRDAVETLDILYPASIPNWNLEREGELDVTHWRETAERQTGIYDVIEELPREGVEWIAEACCVDSQCLKRRQWQYEAGDELAADGGAGAVPCREPCSLVVAAARKWTKLEEEESRTYEFELTPSEKEQVEAIIDAVADGRVDEIREADIYEGANRYRARYLRAKRFDGENLSGTPTHPEGHEDEDGDGHDH, encoded by the coding sequence GTGACTGACGTGCGGGACGAACAGCTCGACGCGCTCCTCGATGCGATCGAGAGCGACGGCGCGGTCGCCCTCGACGGACTCCAGGCCGAGGCGACGGACGACGGCTACGCGCTCGCGATCGAAGACGCGAACGGCGACGACGAAGTCCGCCACGACGGCCTCTCGGAGTCGGAGTTCCGCGAGCTCGCTCGCTCCGAAGGCGTCGCACCGTACGTGACGAACTGGCACTACTGGGCGGTCGCGGTCGGCGACCGCGGCCGCCACCGGCGCGCGTTCCTCCGCCGCGCGGAGGCCGCCCACGAACATCCCGTCCCCGAGCGGTACGACGCGCTCCGCGACGGAATGGAGACCGAGTGGGGCGAGGTCGTCGTCACCGCGACGCTCGGCGAGGACGGCCACCGCGCCTACGAGATCCGCCACGCCGACGACCTGGGGCGCGACCGCGACGAACTCGACGTCCACGAGGACCCCCTCGACGCGCGGGAGATCGCCACCTACGACGACCGAGGTCGTTACCGCCCGCTCAAGAGCGCGCCCTCGCTCGTGTCGGGGTGGGTCTTCCCCGAACTGGACGGCCGCGACGCCGTGGAGACGCTCGACATCCTCTATCCCGCGTCGATCCCCAACTGGAACCTCGAACGCGAGGGCGAACTCGACGTCACCCACTGGCGCGAGACCGCCGAGCGCCAGACCGGCATCTACGACGTCATCGAGGAGCTCCCCCGGGAGGGCGTCGAGTGGATCGCCGAGGCCTGCTGTGTCGACTCCCAGTGTCTGAAGCGCCGCCAGTGGCAGTACGAGGCGGGCGACGAGCTGGCGGCCGACGGGGGCGCGGGCGCGGTCCCCTGCCGGGAGCCGTGTTCCCTCGTCGTCGCCGCCGCGCGCAAGTGGACGAAACTCGAAGAGGAAGAGTCCAGAACGTACGAGTTCGAACTCACTCCCTCGGAGAAAGAGCAGGTCGAAGCGATCATCGACGCCGTCGCGGACGGCCGCGTCGACGAGATCCGCGAGGCCGACATCTACGAGGGCGCGAACCGCTACCGGGCGCGGTACCTCCGCGCGAAGCGCTTCGACGGCGAGAATCTCTCGGGGACGCCGACCCACCCCGAGGGCCACGAAGACGAAGACGGGGACGGCCACGACCACTGA
- a CDS encoding DUF7523 family protein → MSLAAETRAAVRARPWLLRALRAGAVNYAAAAETLDVDGDTDSIATALRRFAEDLDPLDAGSREATIRMRSGVGLAGVDVLTGESAADSGAETDDADVLLAVGEEAIVTTDGSLTAILAEGDVDAAALSAVVDRLRAENVVVDAAGLAGGTLVVVVPRSDGANALRHVESALESVPA, encoded by the coding sequence ATGTCACTGGCCGCCGAGACGCGGGCCGCCGTGCGCGCCCGCCCGTGGCTCCTCCGGGCGCTCCGCGCGGGCGCGGTGAACTACGCCGCCGCCGCGGAGACTCTGGACGTCGACGGCGACACGGACTCGATCGCGACCGCGCTCCGACGGTTCGCAGAGGACCTCGATCCGCTGGACGCGGGGAGCCGCGAGGCCACGATCCGGATGCGGAGCGGCGTCGGCCTCGCGGGCGTCGACGTGCTCACCGGCGAGAGCGCCGCCGACTCGGGCGCCGAAACCGACGACGCCGACGTCCTGCTCGCGGTCGGCGAGGAGGCGATCGTCACGACCGACGGGAGCCTGACGGCGATCCTCGCCGAGGGCGACGTCGACGCCGCGGCGCTTTCGGCCGTCGTCGACCGGCTCCGGGCGGAGAACGTCGTCGTCGACGCCGCGGGGCTCGCGGGCGGGACGCTCGTGGTGGTCGTCCCGCGGAGCGACGGCGCGAACGCGCTCCGGCACGTCGAGTCCGCGCTGGAGTCGGTGCCGGCGTAG
- a CDS encoding DUF5796 family protein, translating into MSARNDVPPDTVGVDLLDHGVEVEYTDGRTTLYRGVPEPVTDTLTTPPKKETHVLVTDPTETEGVMLYVNDLKTHDDVLDSTGVGRVILDEGEEEEIFPGVTVRRLGGMRNEIEADPAVARGRVFVFVEDDWSESSYEFVAEDAVDDTDADANEA; encoded by the coding sequence ATGAGCGCCCGCAACGACGTCCCGCCGGACACCGTCGGCGTCGACCTCCTCGACCACGGCGTCGAGGTAGAGTACACCGACGGCCGCACGACGCTGTACCGGGGCGTCCCAGAGCCCGTCACCGACACCCTCACCACGCCCCCGAAGAAGGAGACGCACGTCCTCGTCACCGACCCGACCGAGACCGAAGGCGTGATGCTCTACGTGAACGACCTCAAGACCCACGACGACGTCCTCGACTCGACCGGCGTCGGCCGGGTCATCCTCGACGAGGGCGAAGAAGAGGAGATCTTCCCGGGGGTCACCGTCCGCCGCCTCGGCGGGATGCGAAACGAGATCGAGGCCGATCCCGCGGTCGCCCGCGGTCGCGTGTTCGTGTTCGTCGAGGACGACTGGAGCGAGTCCTCCTACGAGTTCGTCGCGGAGGACGCAGTAGACGATACCGACGCCGACGCGAACGAGGCCTGA